From a single Salvelinus sp. IW2-2015 linkage group LG22, ASM291031v2, whole genome shotgun sequence genomic region:
- the LOC111949598 gene encoding EF-hand domain-containing protein D1-like, with translation MASDELARELQPRLAAEPAHLFNPSPPEETPVKASDPVPGPQKKAVAVIVNDDTSELTAKLTRRLCINNGNAAPKQAKVFNPYTEFKEFSRKQIKDMENIFKRFDSGKDGFIDLMELKLMMEKLGAPQTHLGLKNMIKEVDEDFDGKLSYREFLLIFRRAAAGELQEESGLMALARLSEIDVSTEGVMGARDFFEAKVQALKVGSKFEAEIREEQEERKRQELDRKQRQAAFKELQSAFCS, from the exons ATGGCATCGGACGAATTGGCGAGGGAACTGCAGCCCAGGCTGGCCGCGGAGCCGGCTCACCTATTCAACCCGTCTCCACCAGAGGAGACCCCGGTGAAAGCGAGCGACCCTGTCCCCGGTCCGCAGAAAAAAGCGGTGGCGGTCATTGTCAATGATGACACATCGGAACTCACCGCGAAACTCACGCGGAGACTGTGCATCAACAATGGGAACGCGGCGCCCAAGCAGGCCAAGGTGTTCAATCCCTACACGGAATTCAAAGAGTTCTCCCGCAAACAGATCAAAGACATGGAAAACATTTTCAAACG gtTTGACAGTGGTAAGGACGGCTTCATAGACCTGATGGAGCTGAAGCTGATGATGGAGAAGCTGGGAGCTCCTCAGACCCACCTCGGCCTCAAGAACATGATCAAGGAGGTGGATGAGGACTTCGACGGCAAGCTGAGCTACAGAgag TTCCTGCTGATCTTCAGGCGAGCAGCGGCAGGCGAGCTGCAGGAGGAGAGTGGTCTGATGGCTCTGGCCAGACTGTCTGAGATAGACGTCTCCACAGAGGGAGTCATGGGGGCACGGGACTTTTTCGAGGCTAAG GTGCAGGCTCTGAAGGTGGGCAGTAAGTTTGAGGCTGAGATccgagaggagcaggaggaacggAAGAGACAGGAGCTAGATAGGAAACAGAGACAGGCTGCTTTCAAAGAGCTGCAGTCTGCCTTCTGCTCTTaa